Part of the Tolypothrix sp. PCC 7910 genome, GGACTAAGTCTAAATTTACTGATAAAACATGTGTGGTTGTACTTTTAAGCCATAACCGTCCCCATAATATGAATATCTTGGTAAAAGGGGCGCTACATCAAAATTTTGTTAGTAAAGTAATTGTTTCAAATAGTAATATTAATGTAAGAATTACCGATTGGATCAAAATTAAAGATTCTCGTTTGGTATTAATTGATGAAACAATTCCTACTCAACCAGGCCATAGATTTGTGATTGCTGATAGAGAAAATAGCAATTATTTTCTCTCTATTGATGACGATATTCTCTTAATGCCTAATCAATGGGTTACTTTCTTTGATCGACTCGTGGCTGATGATGAAGTTACCCATTGTTTAACAGGAAATGTCTATCTTCCTGAAAAAGTAGCTTCTAATGGAAGCCCATTCCATCAAGTTACAGGTATTGAACAAGATGTAGATGTATTAGTTGGTTCCTTTGCTTTTACTCGTAAACATCTTGAGCGTATGTTTGCTCTGGCTAATTCTTTGGGAATTCATCAAATGACGAATGTTAGAAATGGAGAAGATATTTTATTG contains:
- a CDS encoding glycosyltransferase family A protein, which translates into the protein MKTKTPFLTTQLSDMLRSFKYRKQLWLKLYLLINLKDLFICYLKFIWQLNQPRTKSKFTDKTCVVVLLSHNRPHNMNILVKGALHQNFVSKVIVSNSNINVRITDWIKIKDSRLVLIDETIPTQPGHRFVIADRENSNYFLSIDDDILLMPNQWVTFFDRLVADDEVTHCLTGNVYLPEKVASNGSPFHQVTGIEQDVDVLVGSFAFTRKHLERMFALANSLGIHQMTNVRNGEDILLSFAGIRSPRVHNVGHIWSCASSSLPGVALWQTHQNFWEERISIFEKAQNARISMNDVWTRSSLLKQLSTLN